The Urbifossiella limnaea nucleotide sequence TCCACGTGGAGTTCGGTGAACCGCCGGCCGTTCACTTCCACCTCGACCGGCACCGGCGGGAAGAAGCCCGGGACCGACGCTGACGCCAGCAGGACGGTGCGGTAGAGGTCCGCCGCGTCCGGCCGGCCGCTCGACGCGATCGCCCCCATGTCCCAGACCACGAGCCGGCGGGCGTCGAGGTTCGTGGTGCCGACGTACAACCGCCGCCCGGCCGCGTGGGCCCGCGCCACCTCCGCGAGGAGGGCGTCGTCCACCTGCGCCGCGATCAGCTTTTTCAGCGGCTCGGACGACGCGGCCGAGTCCGAGAACAGCACCGCGACGCGCGGCCGGCGGCGGTAGATGTCCTTGTCGGAGACCGTGGTGTAGAGCCGGGTCATCGGCTCGTCGTAGGCGGTGCCGAGGAAGGCGTAGCTGGCGACGAGGGCGCCCGTGCTGACGCCGGTGACCACGTCGAACGTCGGCCGGGTGCCGGTGTCGGTCCACCCCTTGAGGACGCCGACCGAGTAGGCTCCGTACATCCCGCCGCCGGACAGGGCGAGGAACTTCCCCGGCTTCGCGGCCGGGTCGGGGGCGGAGTTTGCGGCCCGGGTGCGGTCCACGAGCGAGCGGAGGAGTTCCGTCTCGACCACGGCCGACTCGTCGGCCGGGCCGGGTTGCACGAGGCCGCTCTCGCGGGTGAGTTCGGGCGGGGCGCACGCCCGGTGCCGCGTCGCGCAGCCCGCCGCGGCGAGGACGAGCCCGACGGCGGCGACACGGGTGAGCGGGGACACCAAGCTCTCGCGTTCGAGCGGCCCGGGTTCGGGTCGCACCCCACTGTAGGGCGCCTGGAGTGACCGGTTGAACGAATCCTGTCCGGTGGCGTGTATCCGCGCTGCCGTTCGGGCAGATTATGCCGGTCGCGCGGGCAGGGGTGGCCGCTCGGCGTTGAGATGTGCGGGTGAAACGCAGCGAGCCCCCAGCTTACCGGGGGCTCGTGTGGGGATCGGACGCGGAAGGGGAGGGATTCGAACCCTCGAACGTCTTGCGACGTTGCCGGTGTTCGAGACCGCCGGCCGGTCGCGCGTTTGCCGGGATTCCAGGCTCGTCCGCGTCGCCCACGTCCCTGTTCGCGGCCGATTTGCACCCGGCCTCGAACAGGCCCGCGACCTCCTCGAGATGTACGAGTGCCGCTGATTGTGGAAGTTGGCGAACAGTCCGTCCTTCACGTAGTGGATGCCGGCGGGGTCAGGTCTGCTTCAGCAACCTCACCCACGCCCTTTTGGACCATGTTTTATGAGAACGGGCTCATTTTTGATTCTTGCTCTTGTCACGCCCCCTCGCATGATGAAAAATTTGGGCGGAATATGAACGAGTGATGAAGTTTGTGTTGTCGGTTCATGAAGGCCGTCTGTGGCGGGTTTGCGACCCGTGCCACATGGCCTTCGCCCTGACCCCGCCTGCCTTCTCCCGCTTCTCCGGAGTTGCCATGCCCCGCTCTCTCCCACGCCGGTCGGCGTTCACGCTGATCGAACTACTCGTCGTGATCGCCATCA carries:
- a CDS encoding patatin-like phospholipase family protein, which translates into the protein MSPLTRVAAVGLVLAAAGCATRHRACAPPELTRESGLVQPGPADESAVVETELLRSLVDRTRAANSAPDPAAKPGKFLALSGGGMYGAYSVGVLKGWTDTGTRPTFDVVTGVSTGALVASYAFLGTAYDEPMTRLYTTVSDKDIYRRRPRVAVLFSDSAASSEPLKKLIAAQVDDALLAEVARAHAAGRRLYVGTTNLDARRLVVWDMGAIASSGRPDAADLYRTVLLASASVPGFFPPVPVEVEVNGRRFTELHVDGGATTGVFLRASTLHLDREALRAGRQPLAGSDAYVVIAGKLYADPACTDQRAVRIAAGSLESVVASQTRGELYRIYSLCLLGGMRYHLAAVPENFDAGGDAMSFDPAAMRRLYAAGYEAAAGGRAWRDTPPGAEPHEQTRPRTGTQFLAPGAR